In Paraburkholderia aromaticivorans, a single window of DNA contains:
- a CDS encoding type II and III secretion system protein family protein: MAYAVLCAGPALAAPPHAVTADAASAHAARAASSRAAVARAVAVAPAGMPDYASGPLNISAGKGTLVRLNEDATSVFVADPTVADVHVPSPKAVFVLGKKTGTTTLYVLGANNKTLVQRTVVVGRDMEGLRSMIAARFPGMNVQMSTGQGSLQLSGRAANPADADAVVQAVTPYLADKEVLINRMTIDRPLQVQLRVRITEVDRNVTQQLGINWQAMGSAVGNFYGGIFSGRPIYNLNQPIVGPTGQTTFPVNLPSNNAFSLFGAFKTNNVNIQALVDALNQEGLLTVLAEPNLVALSGQTASFLAGGEFPIPVSQTNGAISVEFKQFGVKLDFTPTVLNDHRISLKVRPEVSQIDTSVSVTTGGITVPGLSVRRADTTVELGSGQSFAIGGLLQSNTTDIISQIPGMGSIPILGKLFSSTNYQNNKTELVIMVTPYLVEPTDPSKLRTPLESLVSPSSDIEYSYRRQAGDGPSASDQPRLVGAAGYVY, from the coding sequence ATGGCTTACGCGGTATTGTGCGCGGGACCGGCACTCGCGGCTCCCCCGCATGCGGTCACGGCGGACGCCGCCTCCGCCCATGCGGCACGCGCCGCTTCGTCGCGTGCCGCAGTAGCCCGGGCTGTCGCCGTGGCGCCGGCTGGCATGCCGGACTACGCGTCGGGGCCCCTGAACATCAGCGCAGGTAAAGGCACCTTGGTACGTCTGAACGAAGACGCCACCTCGGTCTTTGTCGCCGACCCGACGGTCGCGGACGTTCACGTCCCGTCGCCGAAGGCCGTGTTCGTGCTGGGCAAGAAGACCGGTACGACGACGCTCTACGTGCTGGGCGCGAACAACAAGACGCTGGTGCAGCGCACGGTCGTCGTCGGACGCGACATGGAGGGTCTACGCAGCATGATCGCGGCGCGCTTTCCAGGCATGAACGTGCAGATGAGCACGGGCCAGGGCTCGTTGCAGCTTTCCGGTAGGGCGGCCAACCCCGCCGACGCCGACGCCGTTGTCCAGGCCGTCACGCCCTATCTGGCGGACAAGGAAGTCCTGATCAACCGCATGACGATCGACCGCCCGCTGCAGGTCCAGTTGCGCGTGCGCATCACGGAGGTGGACCGAAATGTCACGCAGCAGCTCGGGATCAACTGGCAGGCGATGGGCAGTGCGGTCGGCAATTTCTACGGCGGCATCTTTAGCGGGCGTCCGATCTACAACCTGAACCAGCCGATCGTCGGACCCACGGGCCAGACGACCTTTCCGGTGAACCTCCCGTCGAACAACGCGTTTTCGCTGTTCGGCGCGTTCAAGACCAACAACGTCAATATCCAGGCGCTTGTCGATGCGTTGAACCAGGAAGGCCTGCTGACCGTTCTCGCGGAGCCGAATCTCGTCGCGTTGTCTGGGCAGACGGCCAGCTTTCTCGCGGGTGGTGAATTCCCCATTCCGGTGTCGCAGACCAATGGTGCGATCTCCGTCGAATTCAAGCAGTTCGGTGTGAAGCTCGATTTCACGCCGACCGTGCTGAACGATCACCGCATCAGTCTGAAGGTACGTCCGGAGGTGAGCCAGATCGACACATCGGTGAGCGTGACGACTGGGGGCATCACGGTTCCGGGGCTGAGTGTGCGCCGCGCGGATACGACCGTCGAGCTGGGGAGCGGCCAGAGCTTCGCAATCGGCGGCCTGTTGCAGAGCAATACTACCGACATCATTTCGCAGATTCCGGGTATGGGTTCCATTCCGATCCTGGGCAAGCTGTTTTCGTCGACGAACTACCAGAACAACAAGACGGAGCTGGTGATCATGGTGACGCCGTATCTGGTCGAGCCGACCGATCCGTCGAAACTTCGCACGCCGCTCGAATCGCTTGTGTCGCCCAGCAGCGACATCGAATACAGCTACAGGCGTCAGGCCGGCGACGGACCTTCTGCGTCTGACCAACCGCGTCTGGTCGGCGCGGCCGGATACGTCTATTGA
- the cpaB gene encoding Flp pilus assembly protein CpaB, which yields MIALIVRVVIMSGSHQSKPVVDTQKVLVSAADLPQGLLLRDEDLAWKAVPVADVPLGAIVSGAPDAPELKGALLRHAAASGTVLVAEDVILPSAPGFLAATLKPEMRAVSVAVDDVSGNAGLIQPGDYVDLLLTQQMDRRTDLPDLAVSSETVVEHVRVLAVGSEIKRPKTGDAPDAVGNRARTVTLEVTPRTGEVVSVAARLGNLSLALRSFATASRDPAVSMPASSAQPAPVWAGDISRAVRDLPRSRAVQVAAAAPAPVALRPVAIYRGSEKADATASVAAGGDSASPPLPSIPASR from the coding sequence ATGATCGCGCTGATCGTGCGCGTGGTCATCATGAGCGGTTCGCATCAGTCGAAGCCGGTCGTGGATACGCAGAAGGTGCTCGTCAGCGCAGCCGACCTGCCGCAAGGCCTGCTGCTGCGCGACGAGGATCTCGCCTGGAAGGCCGTGCCGGTCGCGGATGTGCCGCTTGGCGCTATCGTCTCCGGTGCACCGGACGCCCCGGAACTGAAGGGTGCGTTGCTGCGCCATGCGGCGGCAAGTGGCACCGTTCTCGTGGCTGAAGATGTGATCCTGCCGAGCGCCCCCGGTTTTCTCGCGGCGACGCTCAAACCTGAAATGCGCGCCGTGTCGGTGGCCGTCGACGACGTGTCCGGTAACGCCGGCCTGATCCAGCCGGGCGACTACGTCGACCTGCTGCTGACACAGCAGATGGATCGCCGCACCGATTTACCTGACCTTGCGGTGTCGAGCGAAACCGTCGTCGAGCACGTCCGGGTACTGGCGGTTGGGTCGGAAATCAAGCGACCGAAAACTGGCGACGCCCCAGACGCAGTCGGCAACCGCGCCCGCACCGTCACGCTGGAAGTGACGCCGCGGACGGGGGAGGTCGTTTCCGTCGCCGCGCGGCTCGGCAACCTGTCTCTCGCGCTGCGCAGTTTCGCGACGGCTTCGCGCGACCCCGCTGTGTCGATGCCGGCTTCCTCGGCGCAGCCTGCACCGGTTTGGGCCGGCGACATCTCGCGCGCCGTGCGCGATCTGCCGCGATCGCGCGCGGTCCAGGTCGCCGCCGCTGCACCCGCACCCGTCGCGCTGCGGCCGGTCGCGATCTATAGAGGTTCGGAGAAGGCCGACGCGACGGCGAGTGTGGCCGCGGGAGGCGACAGCGCGTCACCACCGCTGCCTTCCATCCCCGCGTCGCGCTGA
- a CDS encoding A24 family peptidase, whose product MPEVWALVVWTSVWSIPFSDTAPIVHLLSLAIRLIVLCALLWLAVVDIRSRRLPTRVVLAIGALFFVDAATLRLTIDQVIVHLGLALGVFLVCAALFGAKMLGGGDAKLASVIFLWVGLSLALPALTLISVIGTVVSLISLATRNMNSDQRSRPLRVLAMFSGARGVPYGVALAFGGGLAIVLPAVLPLILKR is encoded by the coding sequence GTGCCTGAGGTCTGGGCCCTCGTGGTTTGGACCTCCGTTTGGTCTATCCCGTTTTCTGATACCGCGCCCATCGTGCACCTACTGTCTCTCGCCATCCGTCTCATTGTACTGTGCGCGCTGCTCTGGCTCGCAGTTGTCGACATTCGTTCGCGACGCCTGCCGACCAGGGTCGTGCTGGCGATCGGTGCGCTGTTTTTCGTGGACGCGGCAACCCTTCGCCTGACCATCGACCAGGTGATCGTTCATCTGGGGTTGGCATTGGGCGTCTTCCTTGTCTGTGCTGCGCTGTTCGGGGCAAAGATGCTCGGCGGAGGCGACGCGAAGCTTGCCTCGGTCATTTTCCTGTGGGTCGGCCTGAGTCTCGCGTTGCCGGCCTTGACGCTGATTTCAGTAATCGGGACGGTGGTGTCCCTGATCAGTCTTGCCACGCGAAACATGAATTCGGACCAGCGTTCGCGGCCGTTGCGGGTACTGGCGATGTTTTCGGGAGCGCGCGGCGTCCCTTACGGCGTAGCACTTGCGTTTGGCGGCGGTCTGGCGATTGTGCTGCCCGCCGTGCTGCCCCTGATTCTGAAGCGATAG